A stretch of Rhizobium sp. TH2 DNA encodes these proteins:
- a CDS encoding cytochrome c-type biogenesis protein codes for MRTILAAVIFWAASLTPALAVNPDEVLADPALEARARAISAELRCMVCQNQSIDDSNAELAKDLRVLVRERLTAGDTDDEVLAYLVSRYGEFVLLKPPLGFNTMLLWGMPVALLVIGGLVIFRQAARRRRPLPTPALSDEEQKALDAILADRSGK; via the coding sequence ATGAGGACGATCCTGGCGGCGGTGATCTTCTGGGCTGCCTCGCTGACCCCGGCGCTCGCGGTCAATCCCGACGAGGTGCTTGCCGATCCCGCTCTCGAAGCGCGTGCCCGCGCCATCTCCGCCGAACTCCGCTGCATGGTCTGCCAGAACCAGTCGATCGACGATTCCAATGCCGAACTCGCCAAGGACCTGCGGGTGTTGGTGCGGGAGAGGCTGACGGCCGGCGATACGGACGACGAGGTCCTTGCCTATCTCGTTTCCCGCTACGGCGAATTCGTGCTGCTCAAGCCGCCGTTGGGTTTCAACACGATGTTGCTGTGGGGCATGCCGGTGGCGCTTCTGGTGATCGGTGGTCTGGTCATATTCCGCCAGGCAGCAAGGCGCAGGCGGCCCCTCCCGACGCCCGCGCTGTCCGACGAGGAGCAGAAGGCGCTGGACGCGATTCTGGCCGACCGCTCCGGAAAATAA
- a CDS encoding Do family serine endopeptidase → MIGKFANVSSLLKAGTIAGAAVAVTITGMPVIHNAFAAPVKIEAQQVPGFADVVAAVTPAVVSVRVQSRANPVNDDMSFNFGGQNGFDDLPDDHPLKRFFREFGEGDQQFGNRNPGQRNDNHWNRRADKNMKPRLRPTSQGSGFFITEDGYLVTNNHVIDGGTAFTVVMTDGTELDAKLIGKDPRTDLAVLKVDDKEKRKFTYVSFADEHKVRVGDWVVAVGNPFGLGGTVTAGIVSALGRDIGAGPYDDFLQVDAAVNRGNSGGPTFNLSGEVVGINTAIFSPSGGNVGIAFAIPASVAKDVVNQLMKGGDIARGWLGVKIEPVTADVAESLGLAEAAGALINEPQADSPGFKAGLKEGDVVTAVDGDPIKGPKELARKIGSMQPNKVVDLSVWRDGKSISVKVTLGKLPDENRVASADPNMGGQNGAEEPETPAEQTLDKLGIVVTPADDGNGVQITSVDPESDAADKGLKNGEKITSVNNQDVKNAADIQKVIDEAKAGGRKKALFQIQDQNGNRFVALDLG, encoded by the coding sequence ATGATCGGCAAGTTTGCTAACGTCTCTTCTCTCCTCAAGGCAGGCACTATCGCAGGTGCCGCCGTCGCCGTGACCATTACCGGCATGCCTGTGATCCACAATGCGTTCGCCGCTCCCGTAAAGATCGAAGCCCAACAGGTGCCGGGCTTCGCCGATGTGGTTGCTGCCGTTACCCCGGCCGTCGTTTCGGTTCGCGTCCAGTCGCGCGCCAACCCTGTCAACGACGACATGTCCTTCAATTTCGGCGGCCAGAACGGCTTCGACGATCTGCCCGACGATCATCCTCTGAAGCGCTTCTTCCGTGAATTCGGCGAGGGCGACCAGCAGTTCGGCAATCGCAATCCAGGCCAGCGCAATGACAACCATTGGAACCGCCGCGCCGACAAGAACATGAAGCCGCGCCTGCGTCCCACCTCGCAGGGCTCCGGCTTCTTCATCACCGAAGACGGTTATCTCGTCACCAACAACCACGTGATCGACGGCGGCACGGCGTTCACCGTCGTGATGACCGACGGTACCGAACTCGATGCCAAGCTGATCGGCAAGGATCCACGCACCGACCTCGCCGTGCTGAAGGTGGACGACAAGGAAAAGCGCAAGTTCACCTACGTCTCCTTCGCCGACGAACACAAGGTCCGCGTGGGTGACTGGGTCGTCGCCGTCGGTAATCCCTTCGGCCTTGGCGGCACCGTGACCGCCGGCATTGTCTCGGCACTCGGCCGCGATATCGGCGCCGGCCCCTATGACGACTTCCTGCAGGTCGATGCGGCAGTAAACCGCGGCAATTCCGGTGGCCCGACCTTCAACCTTTCGGGCGAAGTGGTCGGCATCAATACCGCGATCTTCTCACCGTCGGGCGGCAATGTCGGTATTGCGTTTGCCATCCCGGCTTCGGTCGCCAAGGATGTCGTCAACCAGCTGATGAAGGGCGGCGATATCGCCCGCGGCTGGCTGGGCGTCAAGATCGAGCCGGTGACGGCGGATGTCGCCGAATCCCTCGGCCTCGCGGAAGCCGCCGGCGCCCTGATCAATGAGCCGCAGGCCGACTCGCCGGGCTTCAAGGCCGGCCTGAAGGAAGGCGACGTGGTCACCGCGGTCGATGGCGATCCGATCAAGGGACCGAAGGAACTCGCCCGCAAGATCGGCTCCATGCAGCCCAACAAGGTGGTGGATCTCTCGGTCTGGCGCGACGGCAAGTCGATCAGCGTCAAGGTCACCCTCGGCAAGCTGCCGGACGAGAACCGCGTTGCTTCCGCCGATCCCAACATGGGCGGCCAGAATGGCGCCGAGGAACCGGAGACCCCTGCCGAGCAGACCCTCGACAAGCTCGGCATCGTGGTCACCCCGGCCGATGACGGCAACGGCGTGCAGATCACCTCGGTCGATCCCGAATCCGATGCCGCCGACAAGGGCCTGAAGAACGGTGAGAAGATCACCTCGGTCAATAACCAGGACGTCAAGAACGCGGCTGACATCCAGAAGGTGATCGACGAAGCCAAGGCCGGCGGCCGCAAGAAGGCGCTGTTCCAGATCCAGGATCAGAACGGTAACCGCTTCGTGGCGCTCGATCTCGGTTGA
- a CDS encoding response regulator transcription factor: MLQSMKILIIEDDLDAASYLVKAFREAGHTTEHASDGESGLFMASENGYDVVVVDRMLPRRDGLSVISELRKRGVNTPVLILSALGQVDDRVTGLRAGGDDYLPKPYSFTELLARVEVLGRRRGSPEQDMVYKVGDLELDRLAHDVRRAGKEIVLQPREYRLLEYLMKNAGQVVTRTMLLENVWDYHFDPQTNVIDVHVSRLRSKIEKDFDRPLLRTVRGAGYMIKDDA, from the coding sequence ATGCTCCAGTCCATGAAGATTCTCATCATCGAAGACGACCTGGATGCGGCGAGCTATCTGGTGAAGGCCTTCCGCGAGGCGGGCCACACCACCGAGCATGCGAGCGACGGCGAGAGCGGCCTCTTCATGGCGTCGGAGAACGGCTACGACGTGGTCGTGGTGGACCGCATGCTGCCGCGCCGCGATGGCCTGTCGGTGATCTCCGAACTCCGCAAGCGTGGCGTCAACACGCCGGTGCTGATCCTCTCGGCGCTCGGCCAGGTCGATGACCGGGTGACCGGCCTCCGTGCAGGCGGCGACGACTATCTCCCCAAACCCTATTCCTTCACCGAACTGCTGGCCCGTGTCGAGGTGCTGGGCCGCCGCCGGGGTTCGCCCGAGCAGGACATGGTCTACAAGGTCGGCGACCTCGAACTCGACCGGCTCGCCCATGACGTCCGCCGCGCCGGCAAGGAAATCGTGCTCCAGCCGCGCGAATACCGCCTGCTCGAATATCTCATGAAGAATGCCGGCCAGGTGGTGACGCGCACCATGCTGCTGGAGAATGTCTGGGACTATCATTTCGACCCGCAGACCAATGTGATCGACGTCCACGTGTCGCGGCTGCGCTCCAAGATCGAGAAGGATTTCGACCGGCCGTTGCTGCGCACCGTGCGCGGCGCCGGGTATATGATCAAGGATGACGCATAA
- a CDS encoding HAMP domain-containing sensor histidine kinase, with amino-acid sequence MASAAAARFQMLYRNTAVRLSALYLLLFAVCAATLVFYVTSISESQLQRRMKDSVAEEVGILNDIFTQGGLQALLSVLERQSHQPGANLYVIAGPNGEMLAGNVAKLQPGVIDSEGWTDRPFLYSRFGDKSSKDKHMAVANVFFLDNGIRILVGRDLGEPENARLLVRQALMLALGIMGLGALIIWFAIGRRALQRIDRMSGAAQNIMAGDLSERLPVTGSGDEFDRLSTSLNAMLSRMERLDEGLRQVSDNIAHDLKTPLTRLRNKAESALGDRSERGHAAALEDIIAESDQLIRTFNALLMISRVEAGSAVAEMSDIDLSAVASEVAELYEPVAEDAGLSIEKVLAPDCRVRGNRELIGQAISNLIDNAIKYGGGTGQNTILLVTRLKGGETELAVSDHGPGVPDDKYEEVTKRFVRLDESRSKPGTGLGLALTVAVMELHGGRIDFSATVPENAENRGLTVKMVFPESKAL; translated from the coding sequence ATGGCGAGCGCGGCTGCGGCCCGTTTCCAGATGCTCTATCGGAACACGGCGGTCCGGCTTTCGGCACTTTATCTGCTGCTGTTTGCGGTTTGCGCGGCGACCCTCGTTTTCTACGTTACCTCGATTTCCGAGAGCCAGCTGCAGCGGCGGATGAAGGATTCCGTTGCCGAAGAGGTCGGTATTCTCAACGACATCTTCACCCAGGGCGGGCTTCAGGCACTGCTCAGCGTGCTCGAGCGGCAATCCCATCAGCCCGGCGCCAATCTCTATGTGATCGCCGGCCCCAATGGCGAAATGCTTGCCGGCAATGTCGCCAAGCTGCAGCCTGGTGTCATAGACAGCGAGGGCTGGACCGACCGGCCGTTCCTCTACAGTCGCTTCGGCGACAAGTCCTCGAAGGACAAGCATATGGCGGTCGCCAATGTCTTCTTTCTCGATAACGGCATCCGCATCCTCGTCGGACGCGATCTCGGTGAGCCGGAGAATGCGCGCTTGCTGGTCCGCCAGGCGTTGATGCTGGCGCTCGGCATCATGGGACTGGGTGCGCTGATCATCTGGTTCGCAATCGGCCGGAGAGCACTTCAGCGCATCGACCGCATGTCGGGCGCGGCGCAGAACATCATGGCGGGCGATCTCTCCGAACGGCTGCCGGTGACCGGCTCGGGCGACGAATTCGACCGGCTCTCGACATCATTGAACGCCATGCTGTCGCGCATGGAGCGGCTGGACGAGGGGCTGCGGCAGGTCTCCGATAATATCGCCCACGACCTCAAGACGCCGCTGACACGGCTGCGCAACAAGGCCGAAAGCGCGCTCGGCGACAGGAGCGAGCGAGGCCATGCGGCGGCGCTAGAGGACATCATCGCGGAGAGCGATCAGTTGATCCGCACCTTCAACGCGCTTCTGATGATCTCGCGCGTCGAGGCGGGCTCGGCGGTCGCCGAGATGTCGGATATCGACCTTTCGGCGGTGGCCTCGGAAGTCGCCGAACTCTATGAGCCCGTCGCCGAGGACGCGGGGCTGTCGATCGAGAAGGTGCTGGCGCCCGACTGCCGTGTGCGCGGCAACCGCGAACTGATCGGCCAGGCGATCTCCAACCTGATCGACAACGCGATCAAATATGGCGGCGGTACCGGGCAGAACACGATCTTGCTCGTGACTCGTCTCAAGGGAGGCGAGACGGAGCTGGCCGTCTCCGACCATGGTCCGGGCGTCCCGGACGATAAATACGAGGAAGTCACCAAACGCTTCGTGCGGCTCGATGAAAGCCGCTCCAAGCCCGGCACCGGGTTGGGTCTGGCGCTGACGGTCGCGGTGATGGAACTGCATGGCGGACGCATCGATTTTTCCGCGACCGTTCCGGAAAATGCTGAGAATCGTGGATTGACGGTGAAAATGGTGTTTCCCGAGAGCAAAGCACTCTAA